TGCATGGGTCATGACCACCCTGTCCCCTACAGCCTCTGGGCACCTCCACCTCAGCCAGTTTGACCCATTAGTGCTTGAGGGTCACATATTCCACTCCTTCTTGACTCAGAGGCCGCTCGCCAAGCCCCAAATGAACCAGCTCCGAGTAATGTATCCCTTCGTCTTCTGGAACATCTGGAGTCACATTCTCATAGTCGCCCTGAAAAAGCCACATCATGGTCAGCTTGGCTTCATGGTCCCCAGCCTCCCACCATCTTCTTTCTCTGCCACTCTCTCCTTGACTCCACGGGGAGATCAAGTGCCCAAGCAGGGGTACTCTTGTCCAGAAACTGGCAGCCATTGGCATCTCAGATTGGGAGGTGCCTGCCCTGTGCCTGAGCAACCTCTCCACTGCCCAGCCTTTGACACCACTGAGTCCTCCCAAGTCTCCCCATCTTGGAGTCACAGCTGAGGCCAGTTCTTCTACTCTCCTACTTCTCATAGCCCTGCCCTCTTACCACTTGATGCTTCTGCACCACAGAGTAAGTGACCGTGTTGTCCCTGTTTAAGGAAGTTCTCTGCACCTCTGAGGTTCCTGCCTCTCTGAAAGAGAGGGCAGATAGATTATCACAAATGAAGCATTTCTCATGAACTTTCCTCCTTTTAATTCTCCTAGACCCTAAGAACACCCCAGCCTCTCAGCCCCTTAAGTATATGCCTAATGCCCACAGTAGGAGCTAATGTGTCAAATGAGTGGGTGGATGTATGTATCACAATCTTAATTTTGGTGATAAAGACTGATTCTGGGCTTAGTTTTGGCTGGCTTGAAGGAAAAGTCCCGTTCCTGAGACCATTACTTACTGAGGGAGCAGGTTGTTCTGGGTGTATAGTGGTGCCTGGCATGAGCTCAGCATGGAGATGACAGATGAGACATGGGCTTTTcctcccacagccctcccagggtGCAGCTGTCACCCTCCTGGGGCCTTCCATACCCAATCCTTGGTGTGTCAGCCTCAGCAACAGGAAAGCGCAGAGTAGCATAGCTGATGGAATCTTCCATCACTGGGTTGTAGCAGCCCAGGGAGTGGGGGCCTTCGGAGAGCGGGGCTCTTCTAACCTGTGAGGGAAGCAAGTTTTCAGCTCtcacccctcctttccccaccatAGTTCCCTTCCCCTGGCTGCTTACAGCCCAGGCTTCTCCACAGTACTCTTTATTCCCtaacccccaccaccacccctcctgcTTCACTTTGTTTCTTTGCTTGACTTCAAGGTCTGCCCTGCACTTTATCTTTCTTCCATCCTACCTTTCTGTTCCTCACAAAGAAGCTCTGTGCACTGGAGTTTTCCTGAAGCTCTTGTTGGCTCTGAATCCTCTTCCAGCTAAGATATAAAGACCTGCTCAGTGAGGATCGAGGGAATGGGGACAAGCCCTTGTGGAATGGGCTAGCTGGGCTCTCCAGGACAGAGTAACTGGAGTTACTCCCTGGAACTggctgagggagagaggaggggaaaggggagaagaaggaggagggggaggaggggagggcagtgtgAGGAGCTCACCTTCGCTGAAGCTTCACCCCCAAGAGTGGCAGGAGGAGGATGGCCAGGAAGAGCCCCATTCCCAGAGCCACTTGCCTGCTGATGGTCTCTGGACTATCTGATGAAGAAAGGAGGACCATCTATTGATGACACTGTCTCAGTCAGATACCAGACCACTCTGCCCTGATGTTCACCTAGAGGGCATCCTCGATTTCTCTTTGTAGAGCTCTGTCCTTTTGCCTGCATGACTTCCACCAGTGGGGATAGGATACAGACAAAGAGGGAGAAGCCAGTCCCTGCCCTTTGGACCTGCCTTTAGCAGGATTGCTCTTTTTCATGAAGAGCTCCTGCTTTGTGACAGGCAGGGGTACACATAGAACATGTAACCCTCATAAATGTATACAGCATCTTCAGAGGGCACTTTGGCCATACTATTAGAATTTCAAACCATTGTCCTTTGACCCAATTTGGTGTAGGAGTTTATCTTCCAACTATCCTTGCAGGGGTGCCCTGAGCAAGAAAGTGTACACACCTTGAGGAGGGCACTGGGTAGTGAGTTAAGCAACATCCATACACCAGAATATAGCACAGGCCTTGGGGGGGGGGAAGTTTCCAGGGTGTCTGCAAAGTGGGAGACCCAGGGAACgtgtttttatataatatattacatttcaAAGTCATGTGCTCAGGCTATTTTCCTTTAGTGTCCAACTTTGCAGGCAATGATCCTCTAAATTTAAAACCATGGCACCAATCATTAATCTGAAAAAGtataacaaataaattaatatctTCCCTATGCTTCCAGACTCTTTAGACACCCTTTGTACATACTCTCCAAGTGGTGTTATTACATGGAAAAAAGGAAGTTCAGGACAAAGTGTGAGCCCTGCCACCATTTGTGTAGTGAAGGGTTATGTAGACACAGATGTATAGAGTATAGATGCATGTTGCACATGTAAAGAATTCTCTGAGGAGATGTAAACACCTTCCAATAGTGAAGGCTTAGAGGGAGGGGTAGAGTTCTTGGGGAGCAAGAAAGGAGAGGTGTCTGTATTTGCACTATTTGCTCTTTTGTGCTGTTGTAAACTTTTACCATGTACTTGTACGGTCTTTTAAAagaccacttaaaaaaaaaagaccacttAAGTTTCAAAAGATAAAACAGGGGTGCTACAGAGAGTGACAGAGGGAGGGACCCAGTCGGAACTCAGGGTGTCTGGAAGGTGGAAACAGTCTGAGAGGGAATCTTTCTGGAGAGAGTCGGGAAGggcaaggaaggagggaagactgGTGAGCTATGTGCAGCAGGGGTTGCCTTTGAGCACACAggctgggctggcctggcctggcaggacagggaaggggtgcagagggaagaaggggtagGTGACTGGGGTGCAcagccttggagaaaagccacaGGAGTggtcaaagacagagaaaaagagggaaggagccTTACAGTAGACAGTGAGGATTCTGGGGGGTGACTGGTCCATGCCCAGTCGGTTGGCCCCCTGGCACCAATAGGCGCCTGAGTGCTGGACCTTCACAGGATCCAATCTCAGTGTCTGATCATCATGGTGAAGGTTTTGGTTATTCCAGTCAAACCAGGTGTACTGGGAGATGGGAGGGTTGGCATCACTCTCACATGTCAGGACTGCCTTCTTCCCCTCCATCACACTGTCTTCAGGGCTAATGGACACTCGTAGCCTCCTAGGTGCATCTGTAAGGAGAAGTGAAATCAGGATCCATGTAGCCAGTTACCTGCCCTTCTCTGCTCTTAGCCTCCAGGTCCAGCCACTCACACAGCACTTGGAGCTTCCAGGCCTCAGACGTGCTCTGTCCTATGGAGTTGTTGACCAAGCAGTTGTAATTTCCAGTATCTTCTGGAGAGATGGGGTTAAAGCTCAgatctcttccttccttcagaaatattccatttttcttccaGAAGAAGAGGACATCAGTTGGGTAGCTACTTGAGAAGTTACATCGGAGGAGGACTGGGTGCCCAGAGTGAATCTCAGAGCCAAGGCTGATCGGAAGAACGTTGACACCTCTGGGGGCATCTGGAGAGCAAGGGCCTCAGTCTGACCTCTTGGGTCCCATTCCCTCTTCCTGTCCCCAGGACTTCCTCTCCCCTTGGTGCTGAGGCCTGACTCTCATCCCTTAATTCCCTGGTCAAGGATTCTGGTTGAGGCTCCAGGCTCCTCACCCTTAAAGCCCCATATCCCACCTTGCCACCTCCCAGATGCCCCTGCCTGGGTCACTCACACTGGACATGTAGGTTGACAGGGACAGCCCATGAACACCACTGGTTACAGGCTGCACAGGAGAATTGACTGGCATTCCAGGGAACTTTCTGAATCATCATCACCCCAGGCATTATCTCTTTCCGGAAGCCTTGGGATTGCCATTCATAACTGGTAACACGGGGGTTACTGGAAGTGTAGTTGCAAAACAGGGTCACATTGTCTCCTTCTCGAATTGGTGTGGGGTTTTGAATCACCATGGTTACATTTTTAGGGGAATCtgggagaaaatgagagaaatgggTGAGGAAAAGTCAGCTGTTCATAATACCtgtttctttctgcttcctcttttccttctgcctatCCCCTGCACCCACACATTTCCTAAATTAACCATAGGAAGGCTCACGCTTCCCTCTTGTATCCATATGAGGACAGAAACCCTGCCCTTCCCATTTGACCTGGCTGTGTAGAGGTAGGATGGTGCATTGGCTAGGAGCACAACTCTGGCAGAGAACACGTGGCATGGTCTGTGGTCTTGGCAAGGGTCTGGAGCACACTTCCAGGTGGCTGCAGCATTAGtggtaatattattattattattattattataattataaaaagtacAGCTCTGGAACCAAACTTCCAGGCCCTACCACTTggagctgtgtgaccatgggctGCAAgtctcagtttattcatctgtcaAACGGGGTCCTAAGAGTATTGAACCTCATGGAGTTGTTGCCAGAACAAAAGAAGATGATGTCCTTAGAGCAGCATAGCAAACACTCAATAAACAtcggtgctgctgctgctatcATATATCGGCCTATCTAGATGTTCCAGATTTGTGTGTTCCCATCAGCATATTTGGCCCAGACATTGATGTTCCAGGGTCCAAGGATGACAACTATGGATTGTCTTTGTCTTGGGCTTGACTCAGTGACAAGACTCACTGTGTTAAAAAGGGTCTGACGATGGAGAAGTAATGCCCCATTTCTCCTCGAAAACTTCAGGACCCCTTCTAGGACTCAGCCACTGCTTAGTGATGCCAAGTCTCTGTTTCCCTCATGGGACCCTGGTATCATGTggcttattcattcaacaaacatctaATGAGCACCTACCACCAGTCAGGCCTTATTTTGGTGCAGAGAATACAACTGTGAACAGCAGCAGAATACCTGCCCCAAGAAGATTACATGTCAGGAGACCCTGGCTTTTGTTTGCTGTCCATCCTAGGACCCAGGAATCCCCTGTACTCATCTGCCTTCTTCCTGTACCTACTTCCACAGCGTCTCCCTCTGGAAGCCACATGCCCTGTGACTACTCACATTGGACATCCAACTCAGCTGCTTGGCCAATTTCTCCTGGACCAACACTGTTTTTTGCCAAGCAGGAATAATTCCCAGCATGCTTGAGGAGGACCTTTGGGATCTGGAAGGTCTTGTTTGTTGTCGGTATTTCAATCTTATTATGATACCAGGTATAACTTATTGGAGGAGGATAGGCCTGTGATGTACAAGTCAGGCTTATTTTACTTCCCTCCTTAGCTGGTAAGACTGTGAACTCAACCGTGGAAGGTTCTGGAGCATCTGCAAAAAGGGGCAGAGGCAAGTGCgggaggtgagcagaggcctCTCCTGCTGACCTCTCAATGGCCTTGGTTCCCCCACCCCTAACTCCCTACCCTTCCACAGCTCCCAGGAGGCTCACAGTGCACTTGGAGGGTCACTTCTAACTTTGTTGAGCCTATATCATTCTGGGCCTCACAGTGGTAGTTTCCAGTCATCTGCTTGGTCACTGAGGACAGAGTTAGTGTGACTGTCTTCTGCTCCCTGTGCAGTGTCTCCTGCTCACTCAAATGGTTTCCATCCTTGAACCAGGACATAGTCTTGTACTGTGGGTTGCTGCTGATGATCTGGCACTTCATGGTCACAGAATCCCCCTTTTTCACAATGGCTTCTCCAGGACTCGTCATGTTCACAGAATTCCCCTTGTTCACAATGGCTTCTCCAGGACTGAACGTGATCTGCAATTTTGGGGAGTCTGGTGGAGCAGAGGGACAGTGGGGGAGAGGACAGAGAATTCTCAGAGGGTGTAAAGTGGTGAGAAGTTGCCTGGCTTTTCTTCTGATAAAGCAGTGGCCTGCATGTAGCATATGCGGTGTGCAGCCACTCACTGTTACCCCTGTCAGCATGGGCTGGCAACTGTCACTACCTCCCACTCGTTTCTGCTCTTCCCACCCCCAGTTCTGGAAGGTCTGGTCACCACCAGCAGCCAGAAGCATTCCTAACACTGTCAATTAGACCTTGCCCCTCCCTTGCTTGAAACCATTCAGTGGAGTCctcacttagaataaaatccaaaaccCTGAGTGTTGCCCACAAGCTCAAGTGCCGTGGTTCCTCTAAACCATCCTATCCTACACTAGGCCCCTCAGACATGGTGCTGGGGGTCTGTTGCCCCTTGCTTGTCACAGACACACCAAGTTCCTACTTCAAATCTTTGTCctcactctttcctcttcttggaacATTCTTGAAATTATCTGCCTGCCTCAGTCCCTCCCTTCACTCAAGTCTCAATTCAAGTTCACCTGCCTCACAGAAGTCTCCATCTCTTACTCCCTCTGTCCaacccctgctttatttttttcttaatacagTTAGCACTACCAACTGTTATATCTTCTATTTCGTTATTGATCTCTTATTGCTTGGCTTTCCCACTGCAATGGCATCTCCACATGGGCAAGAATTTTGCTCACCGCTGTCTCCCCAGCAACCATAATAAGACCTGACACCTAGTAGGTTTGCAAGaaatatctattgaatgaataaatgagacaaaaataatgatataaaaaattcctcccctctctccccaaagAACAATAAAACCTAACTAGATGATCCCCAAATCATGTGATTAATCCTCATAGCTTGAGGattggttaaaatattttattctattagaCCAAAGCATATGCTGAAACGAATCAGTTTCCTGACAACAGGGATGGTGGAGGAATGAACCCAGCTAGGCCTGGACCATCCCCAGCTTCAGGGGCCCACAGACTGCTTATGCTTCCTTCTGTGGAGGTTCCTGCTACTCTGGGTGCTCACTGAGGTGTTGGGAGAAGAGGACAAGTCTCTCATCCTTCCCATAAGAGCATTGGAGAGACTCACGCTTCACATCTAGCCGCACTGTTTCCTGAGAGAGTAGCCCATCTGCACTATCATTCCAGAGCTGACAGGTCAGTTTCTTGCCATGGTTGGTCCACACTGGCTGGAATGTGAGCTGGCTCTGGGTAGAGACAGTCTTGGTGGTCAGGATACTTGAAGGGACAGAGGAAAGATTGTGTTGTGTCCCCTCCAGGGACCACTGCAATTTGATCTGGTACCCAAAGCAGGCAAAATCCAGTTTGCATGTCACTGTGGCCTCCTGGAGCTCCCGGATCTCTAGAGGGAGGTCAATGCGAGGTGGAGGAGCTGTCTCTGCAAAAGAGTAAGAACCATGCTGGTGGCCTGGGAGACTGAGGACTGCTGCATACTAGCTTCTTACACCTGGCTTTAGATGCCATGCCCCAAATAACTCCTCAGGAACCCCTTCCCAGTCTATCTACCTCTCTCCAGACCTACCCTCTTCTGTGAGTCACTTTTGCTCAGCTGAAGCACCCCTCTGGAAGGTCAAGGGCTGAAACTCCTTAGGGATTACATTTCAGATTTTGTACTTACTTTATTTTCACTGCCGAATATTTGCTTTCTACATGTTTTCAAGATtgctctccccgccacccctaAGTCAATTTCAACAGTTTAGTTCAACATGCATTTCTTGGCTTTGATGACAAGCCTGCATTGTTTAATGGTCTCACCCCAAACAGCATTGCTTTAGGGGGTTCCTTTAGCAGAGCAGGACTGTGGGCAGCCAATCCCAGCTGTCCCAGGGCCAGGCTACCCTCAGACTACAGGGTTTGAAGCTACATCTCTCACTCCAAACATAGGGCTGCCTAGAACCACCCACCTACGAGAGGCTATGAAACAGAGTGAGCACATGCCCTGGGGTGCAGGCCCCAGAACTGTGTTTGATCCACCTCTTACATGTGTGTCATTTAGCCATGAAGAGCCACTTAAAATTAAACACCAACATTAACACATTGCAATATTTTACTTCAAAATCTAGAGTTTTATCTCCTTTTGAAAAATTGGGTAACCTGGAATCTAGATTACAGAGTAGGCAGAAGCTGAGTGGCAGGTGGGATACTTAAGAAGGAACAAGTGCTCATGCTCCAATTTGGCCACAGCCCCATGTATGTGCTGCCTGAGCCACCCACGGGCACCCCCTGCCTGGCCTCTGCAGGCAACCTCATTTGGGGCCCCTGTCCCAGGAGTGGGGGTTTCCCACTTCCCTCCTTGCCCATGCAGAGGCAGAGGACCCCATCCCCCATGGCCTTACTGGAGATGTTGAGGACTATCTTGTCCATCCATTTGTCATTCCCCGATGTCACCCTCAGCCCCAGATGACCATTGTCTTGGGCATTTACAGGGTGAATGTGGAGGGTGCAGTTGGATTTGTTGTCTCCCAGGAATTGTACCCTTCCCTTAGAGGCGGATGTCTCAAACTTTTTCTCTTCATAGAGGATTGCCCCATTGAAATTCTTGGTTATGCTGTCCCACTCATAATTCTGATACACAGTCAGGTTATCCAGGACTTTTCCATTCCCCGGGATTGTGTAGCGGCAGGGAATCCAGATGCAGGTCCCCTCCCAGGCGTAGAAGGTTTCCGGGTGTTCAAACTTCCAATCTTGTGAGTCAGAGAAAGCCAAGTGTTCTGGAACCCACCACAGTTATCAGAAAGCATTATTGAGGGGCATGGAGAGCTTTCAAAGGAGTAAAGAATCCCCtctaaagagagagggagagacacaaagagggcaagaaacaaagagaaaagcatatatacacatgtgtccACTGCCTGTCCCACCCTACCCCACATTTACTCTTTTCTGCCCCAGATCTTTCCTCCTTCTGCAGCTCCACAGTCTCCCCAGAACCCAAATACCACCCCGGGCCACAGTCCTTACCGAGGAGCAGGAGCAAGGGGCTGAGGAGATGCATGGCGTTGCGTCtaggcaggggcctggggtggaAAGAGTGTGTCTTTGAGATATCTGGTCTCTTACGTCCTCCAGACAGCTTTTCTTGCTCATCCACTGAGCTCCAACCCCTTGTCCCTGATCCCTGGAAGCCCATGCCCGGTCGTATGGTAGGATGTGGGCTTCTGGAGGCACACAGGGCCTTCTTTGGTTATGCTGTGCTTCTCCCATCAGCCCAAGAACCCTGTTGAgctagtctctctctcttcccagtatttgttcctttcttccatccacccatccatccatgaTTGTATAAACTTCCTGACCAGCTCTCAGGCTTTGAATAGCACCAGGAGACTCAGCACTGAAATTGCCAGACCCTGGGAAACTTGGGGATCACCTTGGGGCAACTAGTAAAGGGTTTTACATAGGAAGAGACATGCCCAAAACTTGATTTTAAAGGccaggaaaaaaacaactttaaaaccAATAATTAAGTGTGATATCAGGAGAGCATTTAAAGGGGTCTGAAAGGACTTAGGAGAATGTGGTCCCTCTCAGATGTCCCCAGGGGCTGGGTAGGAAACATAAATCAACCAGGTGGGGACAAAATCATGGGTCATGCCTTGTATGATGACTATCACAGCCTAGGGGATGACTCTCTCAGTTCTAGCTAATTGTTGCCAAGTGGGAATGAATGTAGGCTCATCACTGCTTGATCTTCCACTGTTTTAAGAGAAGAAGCCAGATTGCCACTTGAAATgccctgctttaaaaaaaaaacaaacaaacaagcatggTGTTGGTCAAACAAAACTTGTCTGTGGACTGGAGAGAGTCCAAGGGCTGCCATGTGCAACtgttgcctctctctttctctctctctctctttccccaccccctgcagtgaACTGACCTGCCACCTTACTGTACTTTTACAAAGACATTTACATAAAGTTACATTTAAGTACCAATTTGCATGGCCAGTccctggggagccaggcagggtgTGTCCACAGAGTGTATCTCCGTTCTCAGCACCGATCTTGCCCTTCACACTCACCCAGCCAACATTTCCCACACATTGATTCCCCCTGTCCAGCCACTGGCTATGTGGCTTCTCCCAAAGGCTGTTGAGTATCCAGTACCTGGTATGGGGAAAGCTAAGCTGCTTGCCGAAAGCAGGCAGGGGTCTGTCCCCAGGCTTAGTGGCTGTGCAGGCCTGGCCGAagcaggggtaggggtgggggttggaACTGGGGCAGTCTCTCCAGGCAGAGCTGACACCAGCTCTGCAAGTGCTAACAGTGTTACAcacaaaaatgtcaaggtcagaTCCATGTGAGAGAAGctgatatttaaaaagtaaaatagggtTCTTTACTGCAGGTGTGTCATGCATCCCCCAGCACGGTTATTAGAGCACACTTCTTTCACCATGGGAACTACTTTGTTTTCCAGGAAAATGTTGGCAGTGTTGCAGTGTCAGTGTTTTGAGAGATGCACTTTGGATACCCTTTTAGTTTCTACAAGATCTGTGGCAAGGGCCAAATTCCATGCCCTGAGGCAAAGACCAGCTTCCCATAGCTGGGCCATTGCACCCTCAGCTGCCAGCAATCATACCCTCATTGAGAACTGGCTTTCCAGGATGAGTGGCAGAGGGGCTGTGTGCTTACCCGAAGGAGCTCCAGAAAGTCTCTGGGGCAAAAGAAATGGGCTCCAGACCTGGAACTGAAAGGCTGCTGAGGCTTGGTGGAACGTGGAGCCTAGGGACAGTAGGCATTAGGCAAAAGACTAAGGACAAGGCCACACCATTCAGGACCTCAGAGCTAGCCTCCTTGAGTTTATGCTTCCCTCTTGAGCATCTAGTCACCCATCTTATTCTCAGAAGACTCACCAAGCCCAATCAAGAGATGTTCAAACACAGAGCTCTACAACCTGCAATAACACAGCAAGAGAGGGTGGGGGTTCTCACTATACTACTGGCCCTGACACACAATAATTTGCCTGACACACAATAGCTGCTCTATACTTGCTTGCTGAAtgcaaaagagaacaaaatagtTTTTTACCTGTTTTCTGGTGTCTTCCCTCTTCAGAGATCCTGGCAGCATCTGAGAGTAAAAGGGGAAGCACAGTAAAGTCTCCAGTAACTGATTTTCACCCTCTTTGGCCACACCTCCTACCTTTCTGTGGCTCTGAGGGTGACTAAGAGGCATGGTGAACTGGGGAGTGGAGAAATAAGGCAATGAAGAGGATATGGGCGGGAGTCAGATCGGATGAAACACTCAAATATCTATggtcagttttttgttttagtgTATGAAGTTTCTACATTAGATGAGTTTCAGAGCAGGCTCCTCCACGACTTCACCTCTATCTAGACCTTAGGAAGTGCTAATGACTCAATCCAAGCAAATGAGAACTGCCAGTCTGCTGAAAAAGGCACAAGTCAACTTGAAAGTATTTGTCGTTTAGTGTCAGCATCCAATTATTCTCATTCCTGTTACTTTCCCTCCATACCCTTGAAAAGTAGGGAATCTAACCACTGACACTGATGTTTCAGCAGCCCCCAAGGCTTGAGAAAGCACACAgatatcagaaaggaagaagataaaTTATGTGAAGTGTTATTGAATGCACAAGTCTTGAAACTAAAACTTACCACTTTTCTCAGGTGTCTAGTCTGTGTTTGAGACCAGAACtagatcaacaaaacaaacaaggaagcaaaatataaccagatacattgaaattaagaacaaactgacagtaactagaggggaggggataatgaggggaaaagggagaatgttttcaggaacatgtatacaggacacgtggacaaaaccaaagcggggtaggatcaagggtgggaagcggggatggctgggctggggggaaGTGGTacggagaaaatggagacaactgtacttgaacaacagtaaaaaaaaaaaaaagtgaaaaaaaggaactaCACAATAGGCAAAGCCATGCAAATCCTACAGATGATATGGGAAGCTTCTAAGAAATCTTCACTCTGATACCACTACACTCTACTGACTGCCAGGCATTAAGAAGGACAAGTTCTTCAAAAAGCGGTGATGTTCTGGGAGGCTGTAGGTACTTTTGATGTAGCACCCTTGCTGCAAGGATTTTTGCCACAAATGTTTTGCCACATAACTAATTGGCCATAAGGCAGTTTtgccataaaaacataaaactatgaaaaataaaagagggatattaaaaataaagttaaatataaaattaaaaagactttattgaaTACATTTAAAGTATGCGTAAATTCCTAGCAACACTGTAAAAATAATTGACTTTATTTTGTATCTAAGCACTTGCCTTTCTTCTGTGGGAAATGTGGGTTCAGCTCTGCACTCACAAAGAGGGCCCTTGGCctcttattttcccccaaatgtaGTATGGtttcaaaaaaggaaaccaactctTGGGGCAAATCATCACCTGGAAGAAATGCTAACTATTTTAAGACCAGCACCATGTCTTCTTATCACTGTATAAACCACTGTGAGGGTGgcaaagatttatttataatacaaaaatgtcAGTAACTGCAAACACTTAGTcaatggagaaatgaaaccaaacaaaaacaccaaacatttttttacaGTGGTTGAATGGTtagtaaatgaagaaatgaaaccaaaaatactaacaaaaaaaccaaactgtCAAtcagttatttatctttttatggcAAAATTGCCTTATGGTCAATTAGTTATGCAGCAAAATGTTTGCAGCAAAGATGGTATGGCAAAAATACCAGACACAGTTCTGAGAAGATGGAGTAGGTGTACTTTCCCATATTTATTCTTCTAAATACTACTAAAAACCTTGGAAATTATAAAACAAGCATAAGGAGACTctgaaatatagaaagaaaacacaCTGATTAGGGACCTCAGGACCTGAGGAATGATATGGCAATAAATTCCATGGGTTTGCTCTTTGCTTCATATATCCCAGACTGAATTCTGGAGAAGCCAGCAACTGGAAATACCAATaggcccagacaaaaaaaaaaaaaaatccagcaaaaTTCGGCTCTTCTAGACAAAAAACCAGGAAAGAGGCAGTCTAGGTAGAAATCCTTCAGGCAATAACTGCCCTACTCCAGATAAGTTATGTGAAGTGTTATTGAATGCACAAGTCTTGAAACTAAAACTTACCACTTTTCTCAGGTGTCTACTCCAGAAAAACCTGAAGCCTCACCCCTATGCACTGACAGCAAAGGCTGAGTGGGGAGCCTAGACTTCTTTAACAAAGCTCCTCAGGCCACTCCCTGATACTCCATCTAAATGATGCCAGAGGAGGCTGAGCCTGGAGCTGGGCCCTCCATCCCCACTGGGCTCTTCCTCCCCACAGTGCCAGTGGAGACCACATGGGTAGCCTGAACATTCGCCCCCACCCAGTGGTGATGAaacatttctcccttcctccctgaggTGGTGTAAGAGAGATCTAATGGACAGTTGGGGCATCTACCATCACTCAGTGGTAACAACACCACCTCCTACAGTGGAATCTGTGTGGAAGACATGTGAATAGCCATAATAAAGTACCCCTCCCTTTTCTCAACTAAAGTGGTAATAGTGGGTGCCTAATGGGGAACatgaacccccacctctgcccaacAATAACAAGGAACCTTCACTCCCCAGGTGTCACGGGAGGCTGAATGCAGAATCTGAACTCCTGTCCCCACTTAGCAGTAGTGAGGCAGTGCTCACTTCATTTCGGCAGAGCAGTGT
The sequence above is drawn from the Desmodus rotundus isolate HL8 chromosome 12, HLdesRot8A.1, whole genome shotgun sequence genome and encodes:
- the CD22 gene encoding B-cell receptor CD22 isoform X2: MHLLSPLLLLLEHLAFSDSQDWKFEHPETFYAWEGTCIWIPCRYTIPGNGKVLDNLTVYQNYEWDSITKNFNGAILYEEKKFETSASKGRVQFLGDNKSNCTLHIHPVNAQDNGHLGLRVTSGNDKWMDKIVLNISKTAPPPRIDLPLEIRELQEATVTCKLDFACFGYQIKLQWSLEGTQHNLSSVPSSILTTKTVSTQSQLTFQPVWTNHGKKLTCQLWNDSADGLLSQETVRLDVKHSPKLQITFSPGEAIVNKGNSVNMTSPGEAIVKKGDSVTMKCQIISSNPQYKTMSWFKDGNHLSEQETLHREQKTVTLTLSSVTKQMTGNYHCEAQNDIGSTKLEVTLQVHYAPEPSTVEFTVLPAKEGSKISLTCTSQAYPPPISYTWYHNKIEIPTTNKTFQIPKVLLKHAGNYSCLAKNSVGPGEIGQAAELDVQYSPKNVTMVIQNPTPIREGDNVTLFCNYTSSNPRVTSYEWQSQGFRKEIMPGVMMIQKVPWNASQFSCAACNQWCSWAVPVNLHVQYAPRGVNVLPISLGSEIHSGHPVLLRCNFSSSYPTDVLFFWKKNGIFLKEGRDLSFNPISPEDTGNYNCLVNNSIGQSTSEAWKLQVLYAPRRLRVSISPEDSVMEGKKAVLTCESDANPPISQYTWFDWNNQNLHHDDQTLRLDPVKVQHSGAYWCQGANRLGMDQSPPRILTVYYSPETISRQVALGMGLFLAILLLPLLGVKLQRSWKRIQSQQELQENSSAQSFFVRNRKVRRAPLSEGPHSLGCYNPVMEDSISYATLRFPVAEADTPRIGNLRGAENFLKQGQHGHLLCGAEASSGRL